Proteins encoded within one genomic window of Candidatus Thermodiscus eudorianus:
- a CDS encoding TIGR04013 family B12-binding domain/radical SAM domain-containing protein: MKLAVIARPVYGARNAFGPLLTSIEEELGDKVETLVVEGNPLREASSYKLRGYTPVILYGVSSPSYLELRSEIREAAGRYIVVAGGPHAEGAYWHLLRDGVWAAVVGDGEAALTSLLQALVRREGPSEAVNVAYRDEDGGFRVSRQVLVRLDDYPPYNVRHQLYPPIEIMRGCIYRCRFCQVPWLFKASVRYRGLESTLEASQRYIEAGYRRIRFVAPIGFAYMSRGPGDVNLDAIEGLLKGVRRLGGVPFLGSFPSEVRPEYVTREVLDLVRRYAGNRRVSLGLQSGSDKLLERVGRGHTVEDTLEAVKLVLDHGLVPVVDLMFSLPGEDEEDVEETVRVMFELAGMGARLRLHTFIPLPGTPLARSKPSPVNERYKKAALKLLGKGVLEGYWREQEQLAPRVYCLTALDPAPTPEPRPLPGSLEYCSRHGLSLPGNTVHIQEPSNSFK; the protein is encoded by the coding sequence ATGAAGCTTGCGGTCATAGCGAGGCCCGTCTACGGGGCTAGAAACGCCTTCGGACCCCTGCTCACGAGCATAGAGGAGGAGCTCGGGGATAAAGTGGAAACCCTGGTGGTGGAGGGGAACCCGCTACGCGAGGCGAGCTCCTATAAGCTAAGAGGGTACACGCCGGTCATACTCTACGGCGTCTCCTCGCCCTCATACCTGGAGCTGAGGAGTGAAATCCGGGAGGCCGCGGGGAGGTATATTGTCGTGGCGGGGGGACCTCATGCCGAGGGAGCCTACTGGCACCTTCTGAGGGATGGCGTGTGGGCTGCTGTAGTGGGTGACGGCGAGGCCGCGTTGACCAGCCTACTCCAGGCTTTGGTGAGGCGTGAGGGTCCCTCTGAGGCGGTCAACGTCGCCTACAGGGACGAGGACGGGGGGTTTAGGGTCTCTAGGCAGGTGCTTGTGAGGCTAGACGACTACCCGCCCTACAATGTTAGGCACCAGCTCTATCCCCCCATAGAGATCATGAGGGGATGCATATACCGGTGCAGGTTCTGCCAAGTCCCATGGCTCTTCAAAGCATCAGTCAGGTATAGGGGGCTGGAGTCTACCCTTGAAGCCTCCCAGAGGTATATAGAGGCTGGGTACCGGAGGATTAGATTCGTAGCACCCATAGGATTCGCCTATATGAGCCGTGGACCCGGGGACGTCAACCTCGACGCTATAGAGGGTCTCTTGAAGGGTGTTAGGAGGCTGGGGGGCGTCCCGTTCCTCGGAAGCTTCCCCAGCGAGGTGAGGCCCGAGTACGTGACTAGAGAGGTACTAGACCTTGTTAGAAGGTATGCAGGTAATAGGAGGGTTTCCCTGGGCCTGCAGAGCGGTTCCGACAAGTTGCTTGAGAGGGTTGGACGCGGCCATACGGTTGAGGACACCTTGGAGGCCGTCAAGCTGGTCCTGGACCACGGGCTTGTCCCAGTGGTTGATCTAATGTTCTCGTTGCCAGGCGAGGATGAGGAGGATGTAGAGGAGACCGTTAGAGTCATGTTCGAGCTAGCAGGGATGGGTGCTAGGCTGAGGCTCCACACCTTCATCCCCCTACCAGGGACCCCGCTGGCCAGGTCCAAGCCCTCCCCAGTCAACGAGAGATACAAGAAGGCGGCGCTCAAACTGCTTGGCAAGGGCGTCCTTGAGGGCTACTGGAGGGAGCAGGAGCAACTAGCGCCAAGGGTCTACTGTCTGACGGCTCTCGATCCGGCTCCGACCCCCGAGCCTAGGCCCCTGCCCGGGAGCCTGGAGTACTGTTCTAGGCACGGCTTGTCCCTCCCAGGTAATACCGTGCATATACAGGAACCCAGTAACAGTTTTAAGTAA
- a CDS encoding CopG family ribbon-helix-helix protein, whose translation MAKKRFGISLEESLAASIDLLSDKLGVNRSRLIEEAIRNYLEDHSHLLVPHRCRGVIVATCPSSWMTRRVAEEYKGVINAWLHAHVQGECVEMLVVEGETDEIAKLYSTVKKMGCRSRYIPTTPEATRSTET comes from the coding sequence ATGGCTAAGAAGAGGTTCGGCATAAGCCTTGAGGAGTCCCTGGCAGCCTCCATAGACTTGCTCTCCGACAAGCTAGGCGTCAACAGGAGTAGGCTGATCGAGGAGGCTATAAGGAACTACCTTGAGGATCATAGCCACCTGCTCGTGCCGCACAGGTGCCGCGGCGTTATCGTTGCTACATGCCCCTCCTCGTGGATGACTAGGCGGGTCGCCGAGGAGTATAAGGGGGTGATTAACGCCTGGCTGCACGCCCACGTGCAGGGGGAGTGCGTTGAGATGCTCGTGGTCGAGGGTGAAACCGATGAAATCGCCAAGCTCTACTCGACAGTCAAGAAGATGGGATGCAGGTCGAGATATATACCCACCACGCCCGAAGCCACTAGATCCACGGAAACCTAA
- a CDS encoding metal ABC transporter ATP-binding protein: protein MDLEVRHVWYSIDGETILEDVNMRLEGPGLVQLLGPNGAGKTTLLRVITGLLKPTRGDVIVCGENVTGRPELAGRCIGYVPQRPPISRYNPMTVGDFLATRILLGGKWPRIRPTGSLLRHTKGIMEIVGIDPRLQDKRLWELSGGQLMRVFIARTLLHEPEILLLDEPLAPVDPGGKAEIAKLLAGLARDKLVVVTSHDPILLMEHTRTLVLLNRRIHGIGAPSEIFRQEILARVYEGAVVEVGKHFHIVDEHGGGRS from the coding sequence TTGGACTTAGAGGTAAGACACGTATGGTACAGCATAGATGGCGAGACGATACTGGAAGACGTTAACATGCGACTGGAGGGCCCCGGCCTAGTACAGCTATTGGGGCCGAACGGAGCCGGTAAAACCACGCTACTCAGAGTGATCACTGGGCTACTAAAGCCGACTCGGGGCGACGTGATAGTTTGCGGTGAGAACGTCACAGGCCGCCCGGAGCTGGCAGGGCGGTGCATAGGCTATGTACCCCAGAGGCCCCCTATCTCCCGCTATAACCCGATGACCGTAGGCGACTTCCTCGCGACCAGGATACTCCTCGGCGGGAAGTGGCCTAGGATAAGGCCTACAGGCTCCCTGCTACGCCACACAAAGGGTATCATGGAGATAGTTGGAATAGACCCCAGGCTACAGGATAAGAGGCTCTGGGAGCTCAGCGGCGGGCAGCTGATGCGTGTGTTCATAGCCAGGACCCTGCTCCACGAGCCCGAGATACTACTGCTCGACGAGCCGTTGGCCCCGGTCGACCCGGGTGGGAAGGCTGAGATCGCGAAGCTACTGGCTGGTCTGGCCAGGGACAAGCTGGTGGTTGTGACGAGCCATGATCCGATCCTCCTCATGGAGCATACGAGGACCCTCGTACTACTCAACAGGAGGATCCATGGTATAGGCGCCCCGAGCGAGATCTTCAGGCAGGAGATCCTGGCCAGGGTGTATGAGGGCGCGGTTGTCGAGGTTGGGAAGCACTTCCACATTGTCGACGAGCACGGAGGTGGGAGGAGTTGA
- a CDS encoding acyl-CoA dehydrogenase family protein has product MVFPFRSVEDFKIELTEEHELFRKAVREVIENKVLPRWQEIEKTNEIPREIFEEFAQQGFFGVGIPEEYDGQGGGQTLVAILTEEVARAVPSLAVAIGVNHLFGIPILLFGSEEQKKKYIPPIARGEAFGAHANTEPGAGSDVAGIQSKARRVNDHYIISGRKIFISGAEKADYFVVSARTMPIEQALKETGKRWYGISLFVVERDTPGLKIGQRFNVIGMRGEQPYEVILDEVKVPAENRIGNENEAFKYIVTTYDHTRIGIAAQAVGIAQATFEQALNYALQREAFGQQLITFEMIIQKLADMYMKLEAARLLTYWAASLADQGRREFVIASSLAKAFATEAAEWIARQAIQIHGGVGADEETGVARYLRDAIITTIYEGTNEIQRLTIVRQLVRQAFGLKI; this is encoded by the coding sequence ATGGTTTTCCCCTTCAGGAGCGTGGAGGACTTCAAGATAGAGCTGACGGAGGAGCACGAGCTCTTTAGGAAGGCTGTCAGGGAGGTCATAGAGAACAAGGTACTGCCCCGTTGGCAGGAGATCGAGAAGACCAACGAGATACCCAGGGAGATATTCGAAGAGTTCGCCCAGCAGGGCTTCTTCGGCGTAGGCATACCGGAGGAGTACGACGGGCAGGGCGGTGGCCAGACCCTCGTAGCGATACTCACCGAGGAGGTCGCGAGGGCCGTCCCAAGCCTGGCCGTGGCGATCGGCGTGAACCACCTGTTCGGAATACCAATACTCCTATTCGGCAGTGAGGAGCAGAAGAAGAAGTACATACCACCAATAGCTAGGGGGGAGGCCTTCGGGGCCCACGCCAACACCGAGCCCGGGGCGGGTAGTGATGTTGCCGGTATACAGTCGAAGGCTAGGAGAGTGAACGACCATTACATAATCTCGGGGAGGAAGATCTTCATAAGCGGCGCCGAGAAGGCCGACTACTTCGTCGTCTCCGCGAGGACCATGCCAATCGAGCAGGCCCTCAAGGAGACCGGCAAGAGGTGGTATGGCATCAGCCTCTTCGTCGTCGAGAGGGATACCCCGGGGTTGAAGATCGGCCAGCGCTTCAACGTGATCGGCATGAGGGGAGAGCAGCCCTACGAGGTCATACTAGACGAGGTCAAGGTGCCCGCCGAGAACAGGATAGGTAACGAGAACGAGGCGTTCAAATACATAGTAACCACCTACGACCACACGAGGATAGGCATAGCAGCCCAGGCGGTAGGCATAGCCCAGGCCACCTTCGAGCAGGCGCTAAACTACGCCCTACAGAGGGAGGCCTTCGGCCAACAACTAATAACCTTCGAGATGATAATACAGAAGCTAGCCGACATGTACATGAAGCTGGAAGCCGCCAGACTCCTAACCTACTGGGCCGCATCACTAGCGGACCAGGGCAGGAGGGAGTTCGTCATAGCCAGCAGCCTGGCGAAGGCCTTCGCCACCGAAGCCGCCGAGTGGATCGCGAGACAGGCCATACAGATACACGGCGGCGTAGGAGCAGACGAGGAGACCGGCGTGGCCAGGTACCTGAGGGACGCTATAATAACAACGATCTACGAGGGCACCAACGAGATACAGAGGCTCACGATAGTCAGGCAGCTAGTCAGGCAGGCCTTCGGCCTGAAGATATAG
- a CDS encoding cytochrome ubiquinol oxidase subunit I: MVDLLGQWAKYPAFHDRVLSMIGIEVHWAILQYVVGLSFIAFVAYLVYLKTGDKKWEKLAYTIFKGFVIVFAVGAATGTASEFGLVLLWPNLTEAAGRYIYFPLYAEVFAFLLEVIFVYLTFYGWKKFGKKAMVVLLLLSFIGPWYSAAMIVSVNSYMVAPTGIVPAYDPSTGAWLYDQGYPKITLVVPNDLVEALNVSLLQSLGMTVKGKLSDAVIVEMPSRIVQHLAYEAWSGHTVKDSILALVANKDYVKAHPEILNVPVKAIVDKILVRTVEYAGVEVVTFKSPVYTASILHVIGSALTVSAFTMLGAYALRIKRYGEASPEYKDYIDSAFKFAAVFALVIIALQGFVFGHEMGVSIAHYNPEKFSAMEATTSKITPLTKLMPGAEKLAAFLAYGDPNAPLPSYDEIPDNYCACQATLGDDMARIGTCKPPLIIHYLYYTKIGLGVLLGLYALILVFYLWRSGVSGVPGWLLALGPVALVVAQIVSYFGWAVREIGRKPWTIYGVMTPDVAHTANPASTAAVALVALFFIVVLAALGYSVYRFLWVPGRPEEEEVMA; the protein is encoded by the coding sequence TTGGTTGATCTATTAGGCCAGTGGGCAAAGTATCCAGCGTTCCACGACAGAGTGCTGTCCATGATAGGTATAGAGGTCCACTGGGCCATACTCCAGTACGTGGTAGGGCTGAGCTTCATAGCATTCGTAGCATACCTGGTCTACCTCAAGACCGGCGACAAGAAATGGGAGAAGCTTGCCTACACCATCTTCAAGGGCTTCGTGATAGTATTCGCTGTCGGTGCAGCCACCGGTACAGCCAGCGAGTTCGGACTAGTACTCCTATGGCCCAACCTCACCGAGGCAGCCGGCCGGTACATCTATTTCCCACTCTACGCAGAGGTATTCGCCTTCCTACTAGAGGTCATATTCGTCTACCTGACCTTCTATGGCTGGAAGAAGTTCGGCAAGAAGGCCATGGTAGTACTACTACTCCTCTCCTTCATAGGGCCATGGTACAGCGCTGCCATGATCGTGAGCGTGAACAGCTACATGGTCGCCCCAACAGGCATAGTGCCAGCCTACGACCCATCCACCGGGGCATGGCTCTACGACCAGGGATACCCGAAGATAACCCTCGTGGTCCCCAACGACCTAGTCGAGGCCCTGAACGTGTCACTGCTACAGAGCCTTGGCATGACCGTGAAAGGCAAGCTAAGCGACGCGGTCATAGTGGAGATGCCGTCTAGGATAGTACAACACCTAGCCTACGAGGCCTGGTCCGGCCACACGGTGAAGGACAGCATACTAGCGCTGGTGGCGAACAAGGACTACGTAAAGGCCCACCCAGAGATACTGAATGTGCCAGTCAAGGCTATAGTAGATAAGATACTCGTCAGGACGGTAGAGTACGCCGGAGTCGAGGTCGTAACCTTCAAGAGCCCCGTCTACACAGCATCGATCCTACACGTCATAGGCTCAGCGTTGACTGTCAGCGCCTTCACGATGCTAGGAGCCTATGCGCTGAGGATCAAGAGATACGGGGAGGCGTCGCCGGAATACAAGGACTACATAGACTCGGCCTTCAAGTTTGCAGCCGTCTTCGCCCTGGTAATCATCGCGCTCCAGGGATTCGTCTTCGGCCACGAGATGGGCGTGTCCATAGCCCACTACAACCCAGAGAAGTTCTCGGCCATGGAGGCGACGACAAGCAAGATAACCCCGCTTACGAAGCTCATGCCGGGAGCAGAGAAGCTGGCCGCCTTCCTGGCATACGGCGATCCCAACGCGCCGCTACCCAGCTACGATGAGATACCCGACAACTACTGCGCGTGCCAGGCCACGCTGGGAGACGACATGGCCAGAATAGGGACCTGCAAGCCGCCACTGATAATACACTACCTCTACTACACCAAGATAGGCCTAGGAGTACTCCTAGGACTCTACGCGCTGATACTAGTATTCTACCTATGGAGGAGCGGCGTCTCCGGAGTGCCGGGATGGCTACTAGCACTAGGGCCGGTGGCGCTGGTGGTGGCCCAGATAGTCAGCTACTTCGGCTGGGCTGTCAGGGAGATCGGAAGAAAGCCGTGGACTATCTACGGAGTCATGACCCCAGACGTAGCCCACACCGCCAACCCAGCGAGCACCGCCGCCGTAGCACTGGTTGCGCTCTTCTTCATCGTAGTCCTGGCTGCACTCGGCTACAGCGTGTACAGGTTCCTCTGGGTGCCTGGTAGGCCTGAAGAGGAGGAGGTGATGGCGTGA
- a CDS encoding cytochrome ubiquinol oxidase subunit I has translation MTWTTFWLALVFSFHIVMVNLGIFLALYVPLLKYRVDKKGDKPLDAVAYKLMKFYAATYGVAGVFATAFTVFLLSFYPDFLGLAGNITLIPFGLAIIMIVVHFFSITGFYYGWHRWSRGTHYLFGFLLGLSAVLIPFAFRSVFAFLNIPVGLELAGGKLSLNVGKALTNPTFPPLYLKSLTAAITAGAFAVAGGLAFSAAKSNDAEYKRAVGVVTRDLAPVIAAGLILMIVFGLWYAISLQDIPYKFNNVFARLGWKAGDGAIAHDLSWLFVLKMLFFAFQIYVIAVVYKYLKSGEIPPSKASLALYGGLAALLTVALGELLNAFSQYPYFIACLGSPQPCQDLLAQIPKDQLQYLANTLNLETYNSLAVLGGVKIITSLFMIFLIASTFYFFYVYFFKKEQA, from the coding sequence TTGACGTGGACAACCTTCTGGCTAGCCCTCGTATTCTCCTTCCACATAGTCATGGTGAACCTGGGCATATTCCTAGCGCTATACGTGCCACTACTCAAATACAGAGTCGACAAGAAGGGCGACAAGCCGCTAGACGCCGTCGCCTACAAGCTTATGAAGTTCTACGCGGCAACCTACGGGGTCGCCGGGGTCTTCGCCACCGCATTCACAGTATTCCTGCTAAGCTTCTATCCAGACTTCCTAGGACTCGCGGGCAACATCACACTGATACCCTTCGGGCTAGCGATAATAATGATCGTAGTGCACTTCTTCTCCATAACAGGCTTCTACTACGGCTGGCATAGATGGAGTAGAGGAACCCACTACCTCTTCGGCTTCCTACTAGGACTATCAGCGGTACTCATACCATTCGCCTTCAGATCAGTATTCGCATTCCTAAACATACCGGTAGGCCTCGAACTGGCGGGCGGAAAGCTGAGCCTCAACGTCGGGAAGGCGCTAACAAACCCGACCTTCCCACCGCTATACCTCAAGTCCCTGACCGCCGCGATAACCGCTGGAGCCTTCGCCGTGGCCGGAGGCCTAGCATTCTCGGCGGCCAAGAGCAACGATGCAGAGTACAAGAGGGCGGTCGGCGTCGTGACCAGGGACCTGGCGCCGGTGATAGCGGCTGGTCTAATCCTAATGATTGTATTCGGCCTATGGTACGCTATAAGCCTACAAGACATACCCTACAAGTTCAACAACGTGTTCGCCAGGCTCGGCTGGAAGGCCGGTGACGGAGCCATTGCCCACGACCTGAGCTGGCTGTTCGTGTTGAAGATGCTGTTCTTCGCCTTCCAGATCTACGTGATAGCGGTAGTGTACAAGTACCTGAAGAGCGGAGAGATACCGCCGTCCAAGGCGAGCCTAGCCCTCTACGGAGGCCTAGCCGCCCTACTCACCGTGGCCCTGGGAGAATTGCTCAACGCCTTCAGCCAGTACCCCTACTTCATAGCCTGCCTCGGCTCGCCGCAGCCATGCCAGGACCTACTAGCACAGATACCCAAGGACCAGCTACAGTACCTGGCAAACACGTTGAACCTGGAGACCTACAACTCGCTAGCAGTACTAGGAGGCGTGAAGATCATAACGTCGCTCTTCATGATATTCCTGATAGCGTCGACCTTCTACTTCTTCTACGTCTACTTCTTCAAGAAGGAACAAGCATAA
- a CDS encoding zinc ABC transporter substrate-binding protein yields MKGDDTGSRESLLAAAILVIAVLATIVGAGLAGGTPGPIVLGTFPGIADDIRLLTDGCNVTVQSIAPPGIDPHSYNLGTRQVVAVKHALLIVSSSHAPFELQIRKIVEGDRLLEITRIQGIRLEKMPNGVVNPHMPIYDPDNYEKYIEALASVLADKMPQCKDVIESNMHEVTARLARLDACRESLRGSKAVLGSPVAQYAVEWLGVETSVILSPGEEAQVTPETLQKAVEVLGEGGIAVVLVGLHGEPIGKRNQWLYEQAVRLGSPVIYVPAPFTPGSTLAKLSYICSQVESGLAVGPGRVP; encoded by the coding sequence TTGAAAGGTGACGACACCGGGTCCAGGGAGTCATTGCTGGCCGCGGCGATACTAGTGATAGCTGTTTTAGCAACCATAGTAGGGGCAGGGCTGGCTGGAGGGACCCCTGGGCCCATAGTGCTGGGCACCTTCCCGGGCATAGCGGATGACATACGACTCCTAACTGATGGATGCAACGTGACAGTACAATCCATAGCGCCTCCGGGGATCGATCCACACAGTTACAACCTGGGCACGAGGCAGGTGGTTGCCGTGAAGCATGCCCTACTAATCGTCTCGTCCTCCCACGCCCCCTTCGAACTCCAAATCCGGAAGATAGTGGAAGGCGATAGGCTGTTGGAGATAACCAGGATACAGGGTATAAGGCTGGAGAAGATGCCCAACGGCGTCGTGAACCCGCACATGCCAATATACGACCCGGACAACTACGAGAAGTACATCGAGGCGCTGGCATCTGTTCTAGCTGACAAGATGCCCCAATGCAAGGACGTAATCGAATCCAACATGCACGAGGTAACTGCTAGACTGGCCCGGCTAGACGCGTGCAGAGAGTCCCTCCGAGGATCGAAGGCAGTGCTCGGGAGCCCGGTGGCTCAATATGCTGTAGAATGGCTTGGCGTGGAAACTAGCGTAATCCTCTCACCCGGAGAGGAGGCCCAGGTGACGCCGGAAACCCTGCAGAAGGCTGTAGAAGTCCTCGGGGAGGGCGGAATCGCGGTGGTCCTAGTCGGCCTACACGGGGAGCCTATTGGGAAGAGGAACCAGTGGCTCTACGAGCAGGCCGTGAGACTAGGCTCCCCAGTGATATATGTCCCAGCGCCCTTCACGCCGGGCTCGACCCTGGCAAAGCTATCGTACATATGTAGTCAGGTCGAGTCGGGCTTAGCTGTGGGGCCTGGGAGGGTTCCCTAA
- a CDS encoding NCS2 family permease, which produces MSLASRLDSFFKISERGSSIRIEVIAGLTTFMTMAYILLVNPIILGDGGVPKEGVVAATALSSALATLMMGLYANAPYALAPGMGLNAYFAYSVVPFIATILAARGISSTEPWRIALAAVFIEGLVFILLSVTRAREAVANAIPPGLKYSIAAGIGLFLTLIGFENAGLVTGNPATFIGLNIEAFTKPGPIIALVFLLVAGALMALRVPGALLLSIITAAIASWITGVSKPPEHLVALPSFSAAFKLDLPGLLDLGLATMVAIIFTFFMVDFFDTLGTVTGLSAIAGLMDERGRIKGLGRMLLTDATGTTIGALLGTSTVTTYIESAAGVEEGGRTGLTAVVVGLLFLLGLFFAPFFVATPKYATAPALIIVGLLMAQAINRIDLRDPTEAIPAFLTIAGIPFTFSIADGMALGFISYVVLKAASGRWRELNWVIVLIALIFLAYFISLPQIQASIS; this is translated from the coding sequence ATGAGCCTAGCCTCAAGGCTTGACTCCTTCTTCAAGATAAGCGAGAGAGGCTCAAGCATACGGATCGAGGTCATAGCCGGCCTAACCACCTTCATGACAATGGCCTACATACTGCTAGTGAACCCCATAATCCTGGGGGATGGCGGTGTCCCCAAGGAGGGCGTGGTCGCAGCCACCGCTCTCTCCTCGGCCCTGGCGACCCTCATGATGGGGCTATACGCCAACGCGCCCTACGCGCTGGCGCCGGGCATGGGGCTCAACGCCTACTTCGCCTATAGCGTCGTGCCCTTCATAGCAACCATACTCGCGGCCAGGGGCATATCGTCTACCGAGCCCTGGCGTATAGCCCTGGCGGCGGTCTTCATAGAGGGCCTGGTATTCATACTCCTCTCCGTCACCAGGGCCCGGGAGGCTGTGGCGAACGCCATACCTCCAGGGCTCAAGTACTCTATAGCCGCGGGGATAGGCCTGTTCCTAACACTAATCGGCTTCGAGAACGCTGGGCTGGTAACCGGTAACCCGGCTACATTCATAGGACTCAACATAGAGGCCTTCACAAAGCCTGGCCCCATCATAGCACTCGTATTCCTCCTCGTGGCCGGAGCCCTAATGGCCCTCCGGGTACCGGGGGCCCTCCTACTGTCGATTATAACGGCCGCGATAGCTAGCTGGATCACGGGGGTCTCGAAACCCCCGGAGCATCTGGTGGCCCTGCCTAGCTTCAGTGCGGCCTTCAAACTAGACCTTCCCGGCCTCCTGGATCTAGGGCTCGCCACCATGGTGGCGATCATATTCACATTCTTCATGGTAGATTTCTTCGACACCCTGGGGACAGTCACTGGGCTATCAGCGATAGCCGGGCTGATGGACGAGAGGGGCAGGATCAAGGGGCTCGGGCGGATGCTGCTCACAGACGCCACCGGGACCACTATAGGGGCCTTGCTCGGCACTAGCACTGTGACCACGTACATTGAGAGCGCGGCCGGGGTAGAGGAGGGTGGCAGGACCGGGCTGACCGCGGTCGTGGTTGGCCTGCTCTTCCTCCTGGGACTCTTCTTCGCGCCATTCTTCGTTGCAACCCCGAAATACGCGACGGCCCCCGCGTTGATAATTGTGGGGCTCCTCATGGCCCAGGCGATCAATAGGATTGACTTGAGGGACCCTACGGAGGCGATACCGGCCTTCCTAACGATAGCCGGTATACCCTTCACGTTCAGCATAGCGGACGGTATGGCGCTAGGCTTCATAAGCTATGTGGTGTTGAAGGCGGCGAGCGGGAGGTGGAGGGAGCTCAACTGGGTTATAGTCCTCATAGCCCTGATATTCCTAGCCTACTTCATAAGCCTACCCCAGATCCAAGCATCGATCTCCTAA
- a CDS encoding metal ABC transporter permease produces MKGFDYMVMGLLAASLIAGIYVGVVYDPYWPLNLAAAGLAFGSLSLLVYSRRLMYIAAASPHGAFLSASLAIPASIAVGGPVEAWTLVFSILTVYIAWYLVGKGLDPDEATSIYVGVSATGGVLAAYLVLTRYPYSSQVIASIIGDPLLAGRGEVLLALAVALVFLLVSASSLREVLYVGADPEDARLSGMRVWAYDLFLYTSIAVIAAVMVRVVGFVLEHVMILLPGLIAHYTVRGAYRAFTASVVVSLSASILGLHLAILLDQSPSAMTGLILITAFLIAVARGRG; encoded by the coding sequence TTGAAGGGCTTCGACTATATGGTTATGGGCCTGCTCGCGGCCTCCCTCATAGCTGGCATATATGTCGGCGTCGTCTACGATCCCTACTGGCCGCTGAACCTGGCCGCGGCCGGCCTGGCCTTCGGCTCCCTCAGCCTACTAGTCTATTCCAGGAGGCTGATGTATATAGCAGCTGCATCACCTCATGGAGCCTTCCTCTCAGCGAGCCTAGCTATACCGGCCAGTATAGCGGTTGGGGGCCCCGTAGAGGCGTGGACCCTGGTCTTCAGCATACTAACAGTGTATATAGCATGGTATCTGGTAGGCAAGGGCCTGGACCCTGACGAGGCCACCAGTATATATGTGGGGGTCTCGGCGACCGGGGGAGTATTGGCCGCGTACCTAGTGTTAACCCGCTACCCGTACTCTTCCCAGGTGATTGCATCGATTATAGGGGACCCCCTGCTAGCTGGCAGGGGCGAGGTGCTCTTAGCCCTCGCCGTCGCTCTAGTCTTCCTACTGGTCTCTGCGTCTAGCCTGAGGGAGGTCCTTTACGTGGGGGCGGATCCCGAGGACGCGAGGCTCAGCGGGATGAGGGTGTGGGCATACGACCTATTCCTCTATACTAGTATAGCTGTAATAGCCGCGGTAATGGTCCGGGTCGTGGGCTTCGTGCTTGAGCACGTCATGATACTCCTGCCGGGCCTGATAGCCCACTACACTGTCAGGGGGGCCTATCGCGCCTTCACGGCCAGCGTGGTGGTCTCGCTGTCAGCCTCCATACTAGGCCTCCACCTGGCCATCCTACTAGACCAGTCCCCCTCGGCTATGACCGGCTTGATATTGATAACCGCCTTCCTAATAGCAGTGGCGCGGGGGAGGGGTTAA
- a CDS encoding MBL fold metallo-hydrolase, with amino-acid sequence MTGRVELVVVNDNEPGPGLYNDWGWSLYIKAHNREVLFDADTKYTVIEYNARALGIDLSRLDFAVLSHWHRDHYGGFPAVAMARKGLTVYTPPGPLPRLARLGLEPVPVDETLYIGGYTIMEPLYVGGLDLYELGLIVESPKGPVLVVGCSHPGIDNIARKAASIVEEELFMVIGGFHNPPADAIDAVAELVEGPICASHCSGDDAKRYIRSRYPGKSCSVRTGSKITITGA; translated from the coding sequence ATGACCGGTAGAGTGGAGCTCGTAGTGGTTAACGATAACGAGCCGGGTCCTGGGCTCTACAACGACTGGGGCTGGAGCCTATACATCAAGGCCCATAATAGAGAGGTGTTGTTCGACGCCGACACCAAATACACCGTCATAGAATACAACGCTAGAGCACTGGGAATCGACCTGTCGAGGCTGGACTTCGCGGTCCTAAGCCACTGGCACAGAGATCACTACGGAGGCTTCCCAGCCGTAGCCATGGCTAGAAAGGGGCTAACCGTATACACCCCACCCGGCCCCCTGCCGAGGCTCGCGAGACTGGGACTAGAGCCCGTGCCAGTCGACGAGACACTCTACATCGGCGGATACACTATAATGGAGCCCCTCTACGTAGGGGGACTAGACCTGTACGAGCTAGGCCTCATAGTAGAGTCCCCGAAGGGGCCGGTTCTAGTGGTGGGCTGCAGCCATCCAGGCATAGACAACATAGCCAGGAAAGCCGCCAGCATAGTAGAGGAAGAGCTATTCATGGTTATCGGTGGCTTCCACAACCCACCGGCAGACGCGATAGACGCTGTAGCCGAGCTAGTAGAGGGACCCATATGCGCGAGCCACTGTAGCGGCGACGATGCGAAACGCTACATAAGATCCCGGTATCCCGGCAAGTCCTGCAGCGTGAGGACTGGGTCCAAGATCACGATCACCGGGGCATAG